Proteins from a single region of Hypomesus transpacificus isolate Combined female chromosome 9, fHypTra1, whole genome shotgun sequence:
- the LOC124471423 gene encoding serine/threonine-protein kinase 35-like, whose translation MNRHTVMDRGDNRQRRTRSARDCKRTGTQDTSEKREISDVLRSLSVGNTEEKDVMEDDSCLLKSGSLEHRVMAPRYSLLSEIGRGSYGVVYEAIARRSGTKVAVKKLRCDAPENVELALQEFWTLASLEKRHENVVQLEECVLQRNGMAQKMSHGNKRSKQYLRLVETSLKGERVLSHPEEPCYLWFVMEFCEGGDLNQFILSRRPDPQTNNSFMLQLTSAVAFLHENNIVHRDLKPDNILISEKSGTPVLKVADFGLSKVCAGLGRAGKNKKGGKDKNINVVNVNQFWLSSACGSDFYMAPEVWEGHYTAKADIFALGIIIWAMLERITFIDAESKRELLGTYVKQGTDIVPVGEALLENPKMVLNIPQKRRSTMSDGVKKLLQDMLAVNPQDRPDAFELQTRVDKVTCAA comes from the exons ATGAATAGGCATACAGTCATGGATAGAGGAGATAACAGGCAGAGACGCACAAGGAGTGCGCGAGATTGCAAAAGAACTGGAACTCAAGACACGTCGGAGAAAAGGGAAATTTCAGACGTGCTCAGATCTCTGAGTGTGGGAAATACAGAAGAAAAAGATGTAATGGAGGACGACAGTTGCCTTCTCAAAAGTGGGAGCTTGGAGCACAGGGTCATGGCTCCCCGCTATAGCTTGTTAAGTGAGATTGGACGGGGCAGTTATGGCGTGGTTTATGAAGCAATTGCTCGAAGGTCTGGGACCAAAGTAGCAGTAAAGAAACTCCGATGTGATGCCCCAGAAAATGTTGAACTGGCGCTGCAAGAATTTTGGACTCTGGCTAGCCTGGAGAAACGACACGAGAATGTGGTTCAGTTGGAAGAATGCGTGTTACAAAGAAATGGCATGGCTCAGAAAATGAGTCATGGAAATAAACGTTCCAAGCAGTACTTGCGTTTGGTTGAGACCTCACTGAAAG GCGAGCGAGTGTTGAGCCACCCTGAGGAACCCTGCTACCTTTGGTTTGTCATGGAGTTCTGTGAAGGGGGTGACCTGAACCAGTTCATCCTATCGCGACGGCCAGACCCACAGACCAACAACAGCTTCATGCTACAACTCACCAGCGCTGTGGCGTTCCTGCATGAAAACAACATTGTCCACCGCGACCTCAAACCCGACAACATCCTCATATCAGAGAAGTCTGGAACACCAGTGCTCAAAGTGGCTGACTTTGGGCTCAGCAAGGTGTGTGCTGGTCTCGGGAGAGCAGGCAAGAAcaagaaaggagggaaggacaAAAACATAAATGTTGTAAATGTCAATCAGTTCTGGCTGTCTTCTGCATGTGGCTCAGACTTCTATATGGCGCCCGAGGTGTGGGAGGGTCACTACACGGCCAAGGCAGATATCTTTGCCCTGGGCATCATCATCTGGGCCATGCTGGAAAGGATCACCTTCATCGATGCTGAGTCCAAGCGCGAGCTGCTGGGTACCTACGTCAAACAGGGCACGGACATCGTGCCGGTGGGCGAGGCGCTACTAGAGAATCCAAAGATGGTACTGAACATCCCCCAGAAACGCAGGTCCACCATGTCAGACGGTGTTAAAAAGCTGTTGCAAGACATGCTGGCCGTCAACCCTCAGGACCGGCCAGACGCCTTTGAGCTACAGACCAGAGTGGACAAGGTCACATGTGCTGCCTAA
- the LOC124470776 gene encoding proenkephalin-B-like, whose product MLFYPVLVLLLLSLSLQLSTQYEDCSSQCFTCLQDMSDSNTVNQLVCALVCKGKLRTLCEQKRNKCAEAVQAYELKDLENNNEKGPTHAEDTESKGISIGTIVKRYGGFLKKIYKINSDIRKKVNEKDTDITGNTPKVLGKRVQESKADIPLNSVQSAEKNDVYLNNSGLNEDDWYQRILSQYAPIHMNDSSAEIHLRSLEKRYGGFLRRTLPRIKWHNQKRYGGFLRRHFKIYGRSNGHLIPCLFSQQVTT is encoded by the exons ATGCTGTTTTACCCTGTGCTAGTATTGCTACTGCTTTCCCTCAGTTTGCAACTCTCAACACAGTATGAAGACTGCTCTTCCCAGTGTTTTACTTGTCTTCAAGACATGTCAGATTCAAATACCGTCAACCAACTG GTATGTGCCTTGGTGTGTAAGGGGAAACTTCGGACACTCTGTGAGCAAAAGAGAAATAAGTGTGCTGAAGCAGTTCAAGCCTATGAGTTGAAAGACTTAGAGAACAACAATGAGAAAGGACCAACACATGCTGAAGATACAGAATCCAAAGGAATATCGATTGGTACAATAGTCAAGAGGTATGGAGGATTCCTTAAGAAAATTTACAAAATTAATTCCGATATTAGGAAAAAAGTTAACGAAAAAGACACAGATATAACTGGAAACACACCAAAGGTATTGGGAAAACGAGTCCAAGAGTCCAAGGCAGACATTCCACTGAACAGTGTTCAGTCTGCAGAGAAAAATGATGTGTACTTAAACAATTCAGGTTTGAATGAAGATGACTGGTATCAGAGGATTTTGAGCCAATACGCTCCAATACACATGAATGATTCTTCAGCAGAAATACATCTAAGGAGTTTAGAAAAAAGATATGGAGGTTTTTTGCGGAGAACTCTACCAAGAATCAAGTGGCACAATCAAAAGAGGTATGGTGGGTTTCTAAGAAGACATTTCAAGATATATGGTAGATCAAATGGACACCTAATACCTTGTCTCTTCAGTCAGCAAGTCACCACCTGA